From the Planktothricoides raciborskii GIHE-MW2 genome, the window TGTCGGACTTCACGGATCGAGGTATCATTCTCCATATAGTTCAAGTCCAAGGAAGTCCCCTCAGCCGCTTGTTCTATATCCACCAAAGTTTCTGGGGGTTGCTGTTGGGAAAAAGTTTGCGCCCGCAAAATAATTAATTGCTGAATCCTACCGCCTGATAAAGTAATTCTTCTTTTGCCATACCGTTCCGTAAACGCCATATATTCCGCCAGTTCTAAGAGCGATTGTGGAGAAAAGGTTTCTCCGAGCTTGGCTTCTCGGCGAAATGCATTTAAGGATTCTACATAAAATGCTTGCAGAAAATCTTCAATTAAACTCAATCGGGCTTGATAACTAGATTGAATCTGCGGTGGCGTAATATAACGATAAACAATTGCACTGAGGGTACTATGTAATTCGACCCGCCCATTGCGAGAACCCAACTTGTAATATTTTAAACATTGCTGTAACCGATTTTTTGCCAGGTTAATCATCCATTTTTGGATGTCTCCGGATGATTGAATTCGTTTACTTTCTTCACAAATTCTTCTGGCTTCTTCCACCAAACGCTGTGCCACTGGAAGACACTGTTTTTCAGAAGATCGAGTAGATTGCTTTAGTTCGGTCAAGATCATTTGCAAGATTTCATTCACACCCCAGTCATTTTCCACCATCTAGTCCTCCGCAAGCTTACAGCCCTTTTGGGCTTCTAACCATTTACGCACGACGATTTATAGTCATTTTTTCCGATATGATTCGGATCAAACAAAATATACTTTAAATTAAAGGTTTAAATTTGTCTTTATTTACGCTTTTTTTATTAGTTACTTTTCCATGGTTAATCAATATAATATTTTACGTTAAAATAAGATCATCGTCAACCATTTTATTTTTCATATAACATCTGTTGTTTCTGAAAATCCAATCTCATGTTTATATTTATTTATGCTTATCTTGGTGGGAAAAACTTTAAATAAATTCATTTAAAAAATGTAATTTATTTAATAAAAAACACAATTTTCATCGTTTTATTTTATATAATTTATCGATGAAAAGTGATGGTATACTCACTGTTAAAATAAAATAATTTGATGTTGGTTGTATAAAAAATTCACCCGGTTTTGCTTGAGGTTAACCCTGATTCTTTAGCACCCAAATTATCCCAACTTATGTTACGGTAGAATGATTGTCCCTGAATAACCTTGTCTCAAATCTAAAATCAATATTGGTTTTAATCTTTACAGTTGATTTTAGGATGCAAAATTGATCGAGTATATCCGATGCAATTTTTAAAGGTTTATTCAATGAAATTTTGATGAGATTGATTGACTGACAAAATGTTGAGCAAACTTGACCGAAATATCGATCCAATAAGTGATTGATTATTAGAGCAAATCGGTTTGGCCAAGAAAGCGCCAAGCCATTTAAAGATTATTTGATTTGGCAGACCCAATCAATAATCTTTAAAAACTTTTCTCAAAAAAGTTTAGCATAAGTTTAAGTATAATCGCTGGCATGGGTTGAGACTTGTTTCGATTGATTTAAGTTCCACCAAGGAAATATGCTAAATTAAAGCTTTCCCACCCTGACAATTTGTAGATTTTTAGGATCACACTTAAATCATAGTCTATGCTTGCTTCCTGGAAACCGCGATGAGTCTCAGAAGATTTTGTCGGTTGCCCGAAAATATCTGTGGATCGGGGCTGAATTCCCGGAAAATGTAGATGTTGTCAGTTAATTTTTACCCGAAAATGGATTATTTAGACCAACAATTGCAAGTGCTGATTGACGAGGCGCCTCAAGATGGACAAACTCCACAGATTGTAATTGCGATCGCCCCTGCACTGAAAATTATCGCCAGTCAGTTACGACATTCTCAGTATTATATTCTGCAAACCCCAGATGGCCGCCAACGTTGGCGTTGGGTTGTCACCACTCTCAGTCATCGGACACAACCCAATCTGCAAAAGCAGGTGATTTATGCCTTTGCCTCCGAGGAAGATGCCCAGACTGGATCTTGGGTCGCCCAAGGAACCCAGGCGCTGGCACGACCCATCCCTGTCACCCATATTTTATTTCAGACGATCGCGATCGACAGCGTTGATAGCTTGGTGTTTTTTGAAACTCCCGGCGATCTTTCTCAGGGGACAGAAGTCTCCCGGGAAAAGATTCAATTATGTATTCAGGCGGAATTGAAAAACACCCTGGGCAATCCTAGCAAATTCCAGCTTCCTCAGATCCCGAACGATCTCGCTTGAAATATCATCTCTAACCAGGCCAAAGTTATTTGCCTTTCTCAGGATAACTTTGGCCTGGTTAATTAACCACAGTCATAAAACCTTAGTACAGTCTCTTGAGTACATAATCAGCAAGCTTGATCAGAGCTTCACGTTCTTCACAGGGTTGGAGAACCTGGAGATTTTCTATGGCTTGCTGTGTATGGTGATTCGCTAATTGCCGAGCGCGATCGATTCCCTGACTGTCTTGAATTAGAGTCAAAGCTTGCTCTAAGTCTCCGTCCTGGGCAAACTCGCGCTCAATCAGCGTCTCTAAATAAGGTTTTTCTTCTAAGGCAAATAATGCCGGAGCCGTCAAATTGCCACTTTTCAGATCCGAACCCGCTGGTTTACCCAACGCTTCGGTAGAACCTGTGAAATCGAGGATATCATCGACGATTTGAAATGCTAAACCAATATGACGTCCGTAATTATATAAATGATCGGAGATTTCGGCTGATTTCTCACTTAAAACCCCGACCGCTTTAGAACTGTTGGCAATTAAAGACGCTGTTTTGTAGTAACTCTTTTCCAGATAAGCTTCCAGGGATAAGCTGGAGTCAAATCGATTCAGTCCTTGCTGAATTTCCCCTTCAGCAAGATCCATAATCACTTGTGAGAGTAATTTCACCACTTCCAAATTGTCTAAGGAAGCTAAATACCAGGAAGATTGGGCAAATAAGAAGTCTCCCGCCAAAATCGCTACTCGGTTGCCAAATAGTTTATGAACGGTGTCTACTCCTCGCCGAACTTCTGATTCATCAATGACATCATCGTGAACTAAGCTGGCGGTGTGAATCATTTCGGTAATTTCCGCCAAACGCCGATGTCGAGGAGTAATCTCCTGTGGTCGCATGGTTGCCCGTGCTAATAACAGGACAATCGCCGGTCTAACGCGCTTTCCCCGTGCTGAGAATAGATGTTCTGCCGCAGCATACAAAATCGGGTGACGGGTGCCGACGAGGTTTTTCAGGTTCTCTGTGAGTACCAGCAGATCGGCTTCAACCGGAGCAAAAAGGGAGGTGGTTGAGGTCATGGATAGGCGGATTCAGACGTAAATTTACGAAAGTTTACATATATTCTAAGCGAAGCCTCTCATATGGGAAAGTTTTCCGGGGAAAATATCCGCCAAAGCTTTACGGGGCAAAATTTTGGGAATTTTTACCAAAAATGTCTGGTATTTTCGCTTAGGGATCGAATTCTGAGGAATATTATGTTAATCTATGAATTAAGGATTCAAACAATTCCATAACCTGGACGCCACCCAAGTTGCAGGTCTGATATCTCTACCTGCGATCGCAGAGATTGGCGTGTGAGAATTTTAGGCAGCATTTGTTCTGTCTATATTGCCGCACGATCTTCAGTGATGAAGTCAGATCGTGCCTCAACCTGATACCAAAAAGCCCAAAGCACGGCCAAAAAACTTTTTGAACCCGTTGACCGACGATTTGGGTCTTGGGGTATTTTTGGCAAAATTCGCTCAACCCGATTCGTCACCGAATCGTCATCCGTCTCACGGGTTTGTCTTTTTGATTCAAACCTTATAGTTTTGCGTCGTTTGCTGTTATGCCTGCGATTGATCTTTCACTGGACGTCTCCATCACACTTCTGGCTGTACTATGAATGACTTTAATATGCCGTTGATGATTCCCTTGCTCGCGACTGCTTATGTCCTAGTGATTAATTTAATGTTGCGCTTCGCACAGCGATATGCAGCAGCCTCACATTCACCGTCTCAAAAAGTTCAGTAATTCCGAGGGTTGGCTTTAACTTTAGGGATTTGTTGAGCGTCAGTGAAGTACCGACAACGGCAGTGACTCTGTGTCTGTGCGGAAAACTCAATCCATCGCTTTTTATGTTGACCAATTTTAGATGGCCTGAACTTTTTGAGTTTAGGCCATCTTTATTTTGGCTATTGCTCAGGTGGGCAAATATTTGCCCACCCTACCGATCTACCTTTATTTTAGCTATTGCTCAGGTGGGCAAATATTTGCCCA encodes:
- the sds gene encoding solanesyl diphosphate synthase gives rise to the protein MTSTTSLFAPVEADLLVLTENLKNLVGTRHPILYAAAEHLFSARGKRVRPAIVLLLARATMRPQEITPRHRRLAEITEMIHTASLVHDDVIDESEVRRGVDTVHKLFGNRVAILAGDFLFAQSSWYLASLDNLEVVKLLSQVIMDLAEGEIQQGLNRFDSSLSLEAYLEKSYYKTASLIANSSKAVGVLSEKSAEISDHLYNYGRHIGLAFQIVDDILDFTGSTEALGKPAGSDLKSGNLTAPALFALEEKPYLETLIEREFAQDGDLEQALTLIQDSQGIDRARQLANHHTQQAIENLQVLQPCEEREALIKLADYVLKRLY
- the hetZ gene encoding heterocyst differentiation protein HetZ, with translation MVENDWGVNEILQMILTELKQSTRSSEKQCLPVAQRLVEEARRICEESKRIQSSGDIQKWMINLAKNRLQQCLKYYKLGSRNGRVELHSTLSAIVYRYITPPQIQSSYQARLSLIEDFLQAFYVESLNAFRREAKLGETFSPQSLLELAEYMAFTERYGKRRITLSGGRIQQLIILRAQTFSQQQPPETLVDIEQAAEGTSLDLNYMENDTSIREVRQAMVSPEAETAEESLREKVIQELIAYLEERQQNDCADYFALRLQDLPTQEIEAILGLTPRERDYLQQRFKYHLMRFALSHQWELVHEWLEADLDRNLGLTPTQWQDFIENLESEQKELLRLKQQGLPDTEIAQKLGCTVNQVNKRWFKLLNLAWEIRNGSSGKS